A stretch of Mytilus edulis chromosome 11, xbMytEdul2.2, whole genome shotgun sequence DNA encodes these proteins:
- the LOC139495029 gene encoding riboflavin kinase-like, protein MEQILPHFAEGKVVKGFGRGSKELGIPTANFPEKVVENLPKDLPGGVYYGWANVDNGEVLKMVLSIGWNPYYHNTKKSMETHVIHTFKEDFYGSTLKVIMLGYIRPMRDFSSLDELIDAINDDIQQAKDKLDLPENASYKQNNFLFDEIKEDV, encoded by the exons ATGGAGCAAATTCTACCACATTTTGCAGAAGGAAAAGTTGTTAAAGGATTCGGACGGGGCAGCAAAGAACTAGGAATACCCACTG CTAATTTCCCAGAAAAGGTAGTAGAAAACTTACCCAAAGATCTTCCAGGTGGTGTGTACTATGGCTGGGCCAATGTGGATAATGGTGAAGTATTGAAAATGGTCCTCAGTATTGGATGGAACCCTTACTATCACAATACAAAGAAATCTatg GAAACACATGTTATACACACATTTAAAGAAGATTTTTATGGATCAACATTAAAAGTAATTATGCTTGGATATATACGACCAATGAGAGATTTCTCCTCTTTAG atgAATTAATAGATGCCATAAATGATGATATACAACAGGCTAAAGACAAGTTAGATTTACCGGAGAATGCATCatataaacaaaataactttttatttgatgaaatcaagGAGGATGTTTAA
- the LOC139495030 gene encoding ankyrin repeat domain-containing protein 40-like, producing the protein MSATSENDESFREAACNGDKDSLKKLLETFSINVNSQNPVNGWSALHWGCKRNHKGVVEFLLQKGANKDLLTAKGEKPVDLTTSEDLFNLLGGSGNRIAILKKDESSFTPNYLANPVFPYTQPVADLESTNLNGVHTQQKSLEVKTSAPTILTHQKSIEVKTTAPTMQGLNENELVLKIRVAYLDDRDFIEVEMEKSNLTYESLKSVMCKELGVERRLINKIRKLPNTILRKDKDVQRLCDFQELEVVLTNKVPPAGAGMRGLAAPIKNQEVLY; encoded by the coding sequence ATGAGTGCAACAAGTGAAAACGACGAATCATTTAGAGAAGCAGCGTGCAATGGTGATAAAGACTCATTAAAAAAACTCTTAGAGACATTCTCTATTAATGTCAATTCTCAGAATCCTGTAAACGGGTGGTCTGCGCTACACTGGGGGTGTAAAAGAAACCACAAAGGTGTCGTAGAGTTCCTTTTACAAAAAGGTGCAAATAAAGACTTACTTACAGCAAAAGGGGAAAAGCCTGTAGATTTAACAACAAGTGAGGACTTATTTAATCTGCTTGGTGGTTCTGGAAATCGCATAGCTATCCTAAAAAAGGACGAGTCAAGCTTTACACCGAATTATCTAGCAAATCCAGTTTTTCCATATACACAACCAGTCGCAGATCTAGAGAGTACAAATCTAAACGGTGTTCATACTCAACAAAAAAGTTTAGAAGTGAAAACTTCAGCACCAACCATTCTTACCCATCAAAAAAGTATAGAAGTGAAAACGACAGCACCAACGATGCAAGGTTTAAATGAGAATGAACTTGTTCTGAAAATAAGAGTTGCTTATTTAGATGATCGAGATTTTATTGAGGTggaaatggaaaaatcaaatctGACATATGAATCGCTAAAATCAGTCATGTGTAAAGAATTAGGAGTCGAAAGAAGGTTGATAAACAAGATTAGAAAATTGCCTAATACAATTTTACGAAAAGACAAAGATGTTCAAAGATTGTGCGATTTTCAGGAGCTTGAAGTAGTTCTTACAAATAAAGTTCCACCAGCTGGTGCAGGGATGAGAGGATTAGCAGCTCCAATAAAAAATCAAGAAGTTCTTTATTGA